Proteins from a single region of Halodesulfovibrio sp. MK-HDV:
- a CDS encoding phage tail sheath C-terminal domain-containing protein — protein sequence MSTDFLHGVEFIEIDEGGRPVKVVRSSVIGLVGTAPDADETEFPLDTPVLIYGSPRKAAQLDTKGTRAGTLPNAMDAIFDQHHGLVVVVRVAEGADDKATMTNVVGGTTNEGMKGVHAFLGAKSKCAVKPKIVIAPGFTHQRFEDPDNLGTYLKNPVAAEMEAIAEKLNAIAIKDGCNTNSEAAMQDAALFGSARTYIVDPFVTVYRDGAFVDEPSSARVAGVIARTDAEKGFWWSPSNKEILGISGVARPVPFEVGDTASEANVLNEKKIATIICEDGYRLWGNRTTSSDARWSFLSTRRIADMINESIQQAHMWAVDRPVGRIYFEAVQESVNQFLRTLEQKGAILGGKCWVDAEINSASEIEQGHTYFDFDFTPAYTAERVTFRSRMTNGYVEEVFK from the coding sequence ATGAGTACTGATTTTTTACATGGTGTGGAATTTATTGAAATTGATGAGGGTGGGCGTCCTGTAAAAGTAGTGCGTTCTTCTGTGATTGGTCTTGTAGGTACTGCTCCGGATGCAGATGAAACTGAATTTCCGTTGGATACTCCGGTATTGATCTACGGCAGCCCGCGTAAGGCTGCTCAGTTGGATACTAAAGGCACTCGTGCAGGCACGCTGCCGAATGCAATGGATGCAATTTTCGACCAGCATCACGGTTTGGTTGTTGTTGTCCGTGTTGCGGAGGGTGCTGACGATAAAGCTACCATGACCAATGTTGTGGGCGGTACTACAAATGAAGGTATGAAAGGCGTGCATGCCTTCCTTGGTGCAAAATCCAAGTGTGCAGTAAAACCGAAAATTGTGATTGCGCCAGGCTTCACTCATCAGCGTTTCGAAGATCCTGATAATTTAGGAACATATCTTAAGAACCCTGTTGCTGCAGAAATGGAAGCAATTGCTGAGAAACTCAACGCAATCGCGATCAAAGATGGCTGTAACACTAACTCCGAAGCAGCAATGCAGGATGCAGCGTTGTTTGGATCTGCGCGTACCTACATCGTTGATCCTTTTGTCACTGTGTATCGTGACGGTGCATTTGTGGATGAACCATCTTCTGCCCGTGTTGCCGGTGTTATTGCCCGTACTGATGCGGAAAAAGGCTTCTGGTGGTCTCCTTCCAACAAAGAGATTCTCGGCATCTCCGGCGTCGCGCGTCCTGTTCCATTCGAAGTTGGTGATACTGCAAGTGAAGCCAACGTGCTTAACGAAAAGAAGATTGCCACCATCATTTGCGAAGATGGCTACAGACTTTGGGGCAACCGCACTACTTCCAGTGATGCGCGTTGGTCTTTCCTTTCAACCCGTCGTATCGCGGATATGATTAATGAGTCTATCCAGCAGGCTCACATGTGGGCAGTCGATAGACCGGTAGGACGCATTTATTTTGAAGCGGTGCAGGAATCCGTAAACCAGTTCTTACGAACTTTGGAACAGAAAGGTGCCATTTTGGGTGGCAAATGCTGGGTTGATGCAGAAATCAACAGCGCAAGTGAGATTGAACAGGGACATACCTACTTCGATTTTGATTTTACTCCAGCTTATACAGCAGAACGTGTGACATTCCGCAGCCGTATGACTAACGGCTACGTTGAGGAGGTATTTAAGTAA
- a CDS encoding phage major tail tube protein, whose protein sequence is MPVAENVLKSANLFVDGRGFAGNLKEVKLPDLNLKLEQFRAGGMDAPVSLDKGMEELVTTFSTTKLCSETLGLFGARKNEGVQFTVKASLESYNGTVTPVTVNMVGTITKIAPTAWTEGGEASTGYTVNLSYYKYTQDGSVVHEIDVLNMKRIINGTDQLGEHRKNLGLK, encoded by the coding sequence ATGCCAGTAGCAGAAAATGTTTTAAAAAGCGCTAACTTGTTTGTGGATGGTCGCGGCTTTGCCGGTAACCTTAAAGAAGTAAAACTTCCAGATTTGAACCTGAAGCTTGAGCAGTTCCGCGCTGGCGGTATGGATGCACCGGTGTCTCTCGATAAGGGGATGGAAGAACTCGTTACGACCTTCTCTACCACAAAGCTTTGCAGTGAAACTCTTGGTCTATTCGGTGCACGTAAGAACGAAGGTGTACAGTTTACAGTAAAAGCTAGTCTCGAAAGTTACAATGGTACGGTTACACCTGTGACTGTGAATATGGTTGGTACAATTACAAAAATTGCTCCAACAGCATGGACAGAAGGTGGCGAGGCTTCCACTGGATACACTGTGAATCTGAGCTATTACAAATATACTCAGGATGGCAGTGTGGTGCATGAAATTGATGTGCTGAACATGAAGCGCATCATCAACGGTACAGACCAGCTTGGAGAGCATCGTAAGAACCTCGGATTAAAATAG
- a CDS encoding phage tail assembly protein, with protein sequence MRTSQIELKYPVTVDGHEYSTLTMRAPKVRDQIVAQKAAGKEDMELTLFSNLCEISKSVLEELEIADYNQLHVAYSDFLS encoded by the coding sequence ATGCGTACTTCTCAGATTGAATTGAAATATCCGGTTACTGTTGATGGTCATGAATACTCCACTCTCACTATGCGTGCTCCTAAAGTACGTGACCAAATTGTAGCGCAAAAAGCAGCTGGTAAAGAGGATATGGAACTGACCTTGTTTTCGAATTTGTGTGAAATTTCAAAATCCGTGCTCGAAGAACTTGAGATTGCGGATTACAACCAGCTTCACGTGGCTTACAGCGATTTTTTGTCCTAA
- a CDS encoding phage tail tape measure protein: MTARVETVMVEVGGAIAPLLDSVVESAKGKLSKVGESYDKLKKQQEKLSAIKGNESVQQLGKAFASSAKNAKTFTSGIGFAINMGKKLASVNAITAGQAALAKSLGVSAKGLETWEGVAQGAGLKAGSVGKFMNEMSNKIGKSKQLGNGKPFGGALKKMGLSFKDIEKMSPEQKFKTITSALKKLDDADLAKSLGKQVFGGDSSQFVGHIRTLSGSMDEIYNKQAKQSLLTEEGRQGAEKYSDAMGSIGTVVSSASAEFSGLIGGALEPYVATLAPKIGALFNEHRDDIKKFGKMLGEALPKIGEFAFSLLNVMTSIGSTVLSVTDAVGGFGTVAAIVGSVKATKFLVSGYQMASSLWGIGKAVAPLVSGALPYLSSMFMSVGTTISLIASTVFPALIAGIKAVGLAVMSNPITAIIGLAVLAVGRLIYAWDDLKKSFKEGGILGAAATFFGIGGDDEEEEKKTPFKPNLTSSVGTQSDVWRRQQDESCHGNYAYTGGHATQTVNARSLPLMPSPSSNSVESNQNIDNRNITINVHATEGQSPKEIAQETFVVLNNDAGVLYDAC; the protein is encoded by the coding sequence ATGACAGCTAGAGTAGAGACTGTAATGGTTGAAGTTGGGGGCGCAATTGCGCCCTTACTTGATTCTGTGGTGGAGAGTGCAAAGGGGAAACTCTCAAAGGTTGGTGAGTCTTATGATAAGTTAAAAAAACAACAGGAGAAGCTGAGTGCAATTAAGGGCAACGAGAGCGTTCAGCAGCTCGGTAAGGCTTTTGCTTCATCAGCCAAGAATGCCAAAACTTTTACTAGTGGAATCGGCTTTGCCATTAATATGGGAAAGAAGCTTGCAAGCGTAAATGCCATTACTGCTGGGCAAGCGGCGTTGGCTAAGTCGCTGGGGGTGTCTGCTAAAGGGCTTGAGACGTGGGAAGGTGTGGCTCAAGGGGCTGGGCTTAAGGCTGGCAGTGTTGGTAAGTTCATGAATGAGATGAGCAATAAAATTGGTAAATCTAAACAATTAGGTAATGGGAAACCTTTTGGTGGTGCGCTCAAAAAGATGGGGTTGTCATTTAAAGATATAGAAAAAATGTCACCAGAACAGAAGTTTAAAACAATTACTTCTGCACTTAAAAAACTGGATGACGCAGATCTAGCAAAGTCTCTTGGGAAACAGGTTTTTGGTGGTGATTCCAGTCAGTTTGTTGGTCATATTCGAACCCTTAGTGGGAGTATGGATGAGATCTACAATAAGCAGGCAAAGCAAAGCTTACTTACTGAAGAAGGGCGCCAAGGCGCGGAGAAATATTCAGATGCCATGGGCTCTATAGGTACTGTGGTTTCTTCTGCTTCTGCAGAATTCTCAGGCCTTATTGGCGGGGCACTGGAACCATATGTAGCCACGCTGGCTCCTAAAATTGGTGCGCTTTTTAATGAGCATAGAGACGATATTAAAAAGTTTGGTAAGATGCTCGGCGAGGCTTTGCCAAAGATTGGCGAGTTTGCATTTTCTCTTTTAAATGTAATGACTTCTATTGGTAGTACTGTTCTTAGTGTCACTGATGCAGTCGGTGGTTTCGGAACCGTTGCAGCTATCGTAGGTAGTGTTAAAGCCACTAAATTTTTGGTTTCCGGTTACCAAATGGCTAGTTCGTTATGGGGAATTGGCAAGGCCGTTGCGCCCTTAGTTTCTGGAGCCCTTCCTTATCTTTCGTCGATGTTTATGTCAGTAGGCACAACAATTTCTTTAATTGCGTCTACTGTTTTTCCAGCTCTTATCGCTGGGATTAAAGCCGTAGGGCTTGCAGTAATGTCTAACCCGATTACCGCAATTATTGGTTTGGCTGTTCTGGCTGTAGGGCGGTTAATCTATGCTTGGGATGATCTAAAAAAATCGTTTAAAGAAGGTGGAATTCTAGGCGCGGCTGCAACCTTTTTTGGGATCGGAGGAGATGACGAGGAAGAAGAGAAAAAAACTCCATTTAAGCCCAACTTGACGTCTTCGGTAGGTACGCAGTCAGACGTATGGAGGCGACAGCAAGATGAATCTTGTCATGGAAATTACGCGTATACAGGTGGGCATGCTACACAGACTGTGAATGCTCGATCTTTACCACTGATGCCATCTCCCTCTTCAAACTCAGTCGAGTCTAATCAAAATATTGATAATCGCAATATTACTATCAACGTACATGCAACAGAGGGACAGAGTCCTAAAGAAATAGCTCAGGAGACGTTTGTGGTTCTAAATAATGATGCTGGAGTATTGTATGATGCATGCTAA
- a CDS encoding phage tail protein → MMHANKPSIAQQAEIAKFNRPIIVEPTAMMKLGDFVFSLNTAAFQSMSRSSSYNWAEQARIGTHPCLQFTGVGAETISLPGIILPRFKGGLKQVVEMRALAGHGKPLQLMDGFGDLKGFWCITSIKENASDFLAGGYPQKIEFTLELKYYGEKA, encoded by the coding sequence ATGATGCATGCTAACAAGCCAAGTATTGCGCAGCAAGCGGAGATAGCTAAATTTAATAGGCCAATTATCGTTGAGCCAACAGCGATGATGAAGCTAGGCGACTTTGTGTTTTCTCTAAATACTGCGGCGTTTCAGAGCATGAGCCGTTCGAGTTCTTACAACTGGGCAGAACAGGCTCGGATAGGTACTCATCCATGTTTACAATTTACTGGTGTGGGTGCTGAGACAATCAGTTTGCCGGGGATTATATTGCCGAGATTTAAAGGGGGCTTAAAGCAGGTAGTAGAAATGCGTGCTCTTGCGGGGCATGGAAAACCACTTCAGTTGATGGATGGCTTTGGGGATCTGAAAGGGTTTTGGTGCATCACATCCATAAAAGAGAACGCAAGTGACTTTTTAGCGGGAGGGTATCCCCAGAAAATAGAGTTTACATTGGAACTTAAATATTATGGGGAAAAAGCATGA
- a CDS encoding tail protein X, which yields MSVMYRTKQADVLDAVVFKYYDGQPGALEQVLDANKGIADYGAILPAGVEIDFPELPKPSVKESVRLW from the coding sequence ATGAGTGTCATGTATCGAACGAAGCAAGCCGATGTGTTGGATGCTGTTGTTTTCAAATATTATGATGGGCAGCCCGGAGCACTTGAACAGGTGCTGGACGCAAATAAAGGAATCGCGGATTATGGTGCGATTTTGCCTGCAGGGGTAGAGATTGATTTTCCAGAATTACCTAAGCCAAGCGTAAAAGAGAGCGTGCGGTTATGGTAG
- a CDS encoding contractile injection system protein, VgrG/Pvc8 family codes for MVVGYALDYQIKANGKDITKLLQEHSAQITITDAAGYESDKLSIQLNDPGIAMPATGAELTVHLGEKDRLWFMGKYIVDEVALNFPPDSMAISANSAPFDKSTSGFSPLQSQKKRSFSAGTINTLVCTIANEHGLEPLVSPRLAKAVLPHINQIDESDMHLLTRIAKEHDAISKANGGKLLFVERGKGKNPRGEDMPVLTLTKQQVTSGSAKLSLRGTFKKVVATYRDTGNSDEVEITAGNAEPVFRLKGMYSSKQAAFMAAHKRLDLYKRGTWTLSLSLPLNPDLVAESKVILKQFRTGINGEWIITKATHTMSNSGGVTSVEGELVLK; via the coding sequence ATGGTAGTGGGATATGCTCTTGATTATCAAATCAAGGCAAATGGTAAAGATATCACCAAACTGCTACAAGAGCATAGCGCACAAATTACAATTACTGATGCAGCTGGGTACGAATCAGATAAATTAAGTATCCAGCTGAATGATCCAGGAATTGCAATGCCCGCTACCGGTGCAGAACTGACCGTACATCTGGGCGAGAAGGATCGCTTATGGTTTATGGGTAAGTATATTGTAGACGAGGTGGCGTTAAATTTTCCTCCGGACAGTATGGCTATTTCAGCCAATTCTGCTCCGTTTGATAAAAGCACATCTGGTTTTTCTCCTTTACAGTCTCAAAAGAAACGATCTTTTTCTGCTGGAACAATTAATACTCTCGTTTGTACAATTGCAAATGAACATGGTCTTGAGCCGTTAGTTTCTCCTCGTTTAGCTAAGGCCGTATTGCCGCATATTAATCAGATAGATGAATCTGATATGCACTTGCTCACCCGTATTGCGAAGGAGCATGATGCCATTTCAAAGGCAAATGGTGGCAAGTTGCTGTTTGTCGAACGAGGCAAAGGCAAGAACCCGCGTGGGGAAGATATGCCTGTGCTGACACTTACGAAGCAGCAAGTAACGAGTGGGTCTGCTAAACTGTCTTTACGTGGAACGTTTAAAAAAGTTGTGGCAACATATCGGGATACCGGAAACTCTGATGAGGTAGAAATAACTGCTGGGAATGCAGAACCTGTATTTCGCCTTAAAGGTATGTACTCCAGTAAGCAAGCGGCATTTATGGCTGCCCATAAGCGCTTAGATTTGTATAAACGAGGCACATGGACACTGTCTCTTTCGTTGCCACTGAATCCAGACTTGGTGGCAGAATCTAAAGTCATTTTGAAGCAATTTCGTACTGGCATTAATGGGGAATGGATCATCACCAAAGCAACGCATACAATGAGTAATAGTGGTGGTGTGACAAGTGTTGAGGGAGAACTAGTGCTGAAATAA
- a CDS encoding multicopper oxidase domain-containing protein, whose translation MVVHPLVDTPVADRDEVIVLSDWTDTSPDFVYRWLKRGSDAPSLQKGASQSIIGAASIGMLGDYFMRELRRMPDIDIADIAYDRFLANGMPQSHLSAKAGETIRLRIINGSASTFFLLEFAGGPMTIISADGQRVEPVDENRFLICVAETYDIVIKVPEDGMYEFRATAQDGSAHASVWIGEGCLHAAKNIPKANLYFQMGKLSLRQIFAIAPNDVMGLTDARVAAGDFDTPGKLMHSKKMASMKHEKTMSPEMSLASKAGSSPMPAVPPPASQKAREEEPVQHTAKTARGDIALAYPVPASPSGKRFAWDFGLLASDVASSTPLVVDGSSPERPWPPYSKLRSLHNTAFSSDKPVRKIRLTLDGDMERYVWMINGEVLSESDSIKIKKGEVVRFIMINRTMMHHPMHLHGHFFRVINRYGDCAPLKHTVDVAPLSTTVIEFDANEFGDWFFHCHLLYHLEAGMARVVHYEGFELYPALAEVRPDLYDEKWTAFGEANILSNTTEGFVEVSSSRHIFMATWEIGWQLIDYVESEFVGTYDYYVNRFFSPFAGGDMFLNNTDTEVGRGVLGIRYLLPFNIDSRTWVDSEGGARCTLEKTLQFTPRFSIKGEAQFDTHDYWEGIIGAYYIISDQFSLMAQWHSDYGWGGGFQLQF comes from the coding sequence ATAGTTGTACATCCTCTTGTTGATACGCCAGTTGCAGACCGTGACGAAGTCATAGTGCTTTCTGATTGGACGGACACTTCACCTGATTTTGTGTACCGCTGGCTTAAACGGGGAAGTGACGCTCCTTCTTTACAAAAAGGCGCATCTCAAAGCATTATTGGAGCGGCAAGCATCGGCATGTTGGGAGATTACTTCATGCGTGAACTGCGCAGAATGCCGGACATAGATATTGCAGATATTGCGTACGACCGTTTTCTAGCTAACGGTATGCCTCAGTCGCACCTATCTGCCAAAGCAGGTGAAACTATCCGTCTTCGGATTATCAATGGTTCTGCAAGCACTTTTTTTCTGTTGGAGTTTGCCGGTGGACCAATGACGATCATTTCTGCGGATGGTCAACGTGTGGAACCTGTTGATGAAAATAGATTTCTCATATGCGTTGCAGAAACATATGACATCGTCATTAAGGTGCCTGAGGATGGAATGTATGAATTTCGTGCCACAGCACAGGACGGTTCCGCTCATGCTTCAGTATGGATAGGAGAAGGCTGTTTGCATGCAGCGAAAAATATCCCGAAGGCCAATTTATATTTTCAGATGGGCAAGCTTTCGTTGAGGCAGATTTTCGCAATTGCTCCTAATGATGTTATGGGGCTGACCGATGCCCGTGTTGCCGCAGGAGATTTTGATACTCCCGGTAAACTGATGCATTCTAAGAAAATGGCTTCTATGAAGCATGAAAAAACTATGAGCCCTGAAATGTCATTAGCCAGCAAGGCAGGCTCGTCCCCAATGCCCGCAGTACCACCGCCCGCCTCGCAGAAAGCCAGAGAAGAAGAGCCTGTTCAACACACAGCCAAAACTGCAAGAGGTGATATCGCTCTTGCCTACCCTGTCCCAGCCTCACCGAGCGGGAAACGTTTTGCATGGGATTTTGGATTACTTGCTTCAGATGTAGCTTCTTCAACCCCACTGGTTGTTGATGGAAGCTCGCCGGAGCGTCCTTGGCCTCCATACAGCAAACTTCGCTCCTTGCATAACACTGCATTTTCTTCAGACAAACCTGTACGAAAAATTCGTCTTACACTTGATGGTGACATGGAGAGGTATGTATGGATGATCAACGGCGAAGTGCTGTCAGAGAGCGATTCTATTAAGATTAAAAAAGGCGAAGTTGTACGCTTTATCATGATTAATAGAACAATGATGCACCACCCGATGCATTTGCATGGTCATTTTTTTAGAGTAATAAATAGATATGGAGATTGCGCGCCGTTGAAGCACACTGTAGATGTCGCACCACTAAGCACAACGGTTATAGAATTTGATGCGAATGAATTTGGAGACTGGTTCTTCCATTGTCATCTGCTCTATCACCTAGAAGCCGGAATGGCTCGTGTGGTTCATTATGAAGGGTTCGAGCTGTACCCTGCTCTTGCAGAGGTGCGTCCTGACCTCTACGACGAAAAATGGACTGCCTTTGGTGAAGCAAATATTTTAAGCAATACCACTGAGGGGTTTGTGGAGGTAAGTTCATCTCGACATATTTTTATGGCAACATGGGAAATAGGTTGGCAGTTAATTGACTATGTGGAATCTGAGTTTGTGGGCACATACGATTATTACGTAAACCGCTTTTTCTCGCCATTTGCGGGTGGCGATATGTTTCTCAATAATACAGACACAGAAGTCGGTCGAGGAGTCCTAGGTATTCGCTACCTGCTGCCGTTTAATATAGATTCGCGCACATGGGTAGATTCAGAAGGTGGAGCCCGCTGTACTTTAGAAAAAACCCTCCAGTTCACTCCGCGTTTTTCCATAAAAGGGGAAGCTCAGTTTGATACACACGATTACTGGGAAGGAATTATTGGCGCATACTACATCATTTCGGATCAATTTTCTCTTATGGCACAATGGCACTCAGACTATGGATGGGGCGGTGGTTTCCAACTTCAGTTTTAA
- a CDS encoding site-specific integrase, translated as MATVKRHKTDYKGVFFIEGKDPSTGVPERIFYIRYYKNGKSVEEKAGRQHKDRMSPAKANRLRVLRLSGKADSNNERRAKQRDDRSTKTVERLWEAFYEYKRSNRSINDDRNRWNRYLLNDFGKKLPEEVVTTDVDKLRARLEDKRLAPATVKQALVLLKRILNFGAKRGLCAPINISTLHFEMPKLNNMRTEDLNKEQLASLFHVLENDPNRMIANMMLLALYTGMRKGEIYKLKWEHVDFERASIFLEAPKGQTDQRIPLNSVARKVLEAQMHSESEYVFYGRKKGRLREVKSFRRICREAGLPESFRPMHGLRHVFASSLASSGKVDMFALQKLLTHKTPAMVQRYAHLRDDALKNASEVIGDSY; from the coding sequence ATGGCAACAGTTAAACGACATAAGACAGATTACAAAGGCGTGTTTTTCATCGAAGGGAAAGACCCAAGTACTGGCGTTCCTGAGAGAATTTTTTACATTCGTTACTATAAGAATGGAAAGTCTGTTGAGGAAAAGGCAGGCCGACAACACAAAGATAGAATGTCACCAGCCAAGGCTAATAGACTGCGCGTTCTTCGGCTTTCTGGAAAGGCTGACTCCAACAATGAGCGGAGAGCAAAGCAGCGTGATGATCGAAGTACAAAGACAGTGGAGCGTCTTTGGGAAGCCTTTTATGAGTACAAGCGTTCTAATCGAAGCATTAATGATGATCGCAATAGATGGAACAGATATTTGTTGAATGATTTCGGGAAGAAATTGCCTGAAGAGGTTGTTACAACTGACGTTGATAAGCTGCGGGCTAGGCTTGAAGATAAAAGGCTTGCTCCAGCGACTGTGAAACAGGCTTTAGTGTTGCTGAAACGGATTTTAAATTTTGGAGCAAAGCGCGGCCTATGTGCGCCTATTAATATTTCTACATTACACTTTGAAATGCCGAAGCTTAACAACATGAGAACAGAAGATCTTAACAAAGAACAGCTCGCAAGTTTATTTCATGTTCTTGAAAACGATCCAAATAGAATGATCGCAAACATGATGCTGTTGGCTCTTTATACGGGAATGCGTAAGGGAGAAATATATAAATTAAAATGGGAACATGTAGACTTCGAGCGTGCGTCCATCTTTCTTGAGGCTCCAAAGGGACAAACTGATCAACGTATTCCTCTCAACTCAGTTGCCAGAAAAGTGCTTGAAGCCCAAATGCATTCAGAAAGTGAATATGTATTTTACGGTCGAAAGAAAGGGCGGCTGCGTGAAGTGAAGTCTTTTAGAAGGATTTGTAGAGAAGCAGGGCTTCCAGAATCTTTTCGACCAATGCACGGGCTGCGGCATGTTTTTGCATCATCCCTCGCAAGTTCCGGCAAGGTCGATATGTTTGCGCTTCAGAAGTTGCTTACGCATAAAACACCAGCAATGGTTCAGCGTTATGCTCATTTGAGAGATGATGCTTTGAAGAATGCTTCCGAGGTTATTGGAGATAGTTATTAG